A window of Halomonas sp. GFAJ-1 contains these coding sequences:
- a CDS encoding Crp/Fnr family transcriptional regulator has translation MPHQASPRRSLLQEARCQTCSLSSLCLPLALELEDMGQFDAIIRRRAPLKKGEPLFRQGDPFTSVYAVRSGSLKQVTSEGNGNDQLTNFYLPSELVGLDGIDENYYPGSVIALETTTVCEIPFDRLDTLSEELPELRGQLYRSMSKELKDDRRMMRLLSRKTADQRLASFLITLSDRFRRRGYSPYSFRLSMSRADMGNYLGLAVETVSRILSRFQQQAVVAVSGREINILDMQRLIILAEEDEQTATPR, from the coding sequence ATGCCTCACCAAGCCAGCCCCCGACGTTCACTGCTGCAAGAAGCACGCTGTCAAACCTGCAGCCTTAGTTCGTTGTGCCTACCGCTGGCCCTTGAGCTTGAGGACATGGGGCAGTTTGACGCTATTATCCGCCGCCGGGCACCGCTTAAAAAAGGTGAGCCGCTGTTTCGCCAGGGAGACCCGTTTACCAGTGTGTATGCCGTTCGCTCGGGTAGCCTTAAACAGGTCACCAGCGAAGGGAATGGCAACGACCAGCTTACCAACTTCTACCTGCCCAGCGAGCTGGTGGGGTTAGACGGCATTGATGAAAACTATTACCCCGGCAGCGTTATTGCCTTGGAAACCACGACCGTTTGTGAAATCCCTTTCGACCGCTTGGACACGCTCTCTGAAGAGCTTCCCGAACTACGGGGACAGCTCTACCGGAGCATGAGTAAAGAGCTGAAAGATGACCGCCGCATGATGCGCCTGCTATCACGCAAAACCGCCGACCAGCGACTCGCTAGCTTTTTAATCACGCTCTCAGACCGCTTTCGTCGGCGTGGTTACTCCCCCTACAGCTTCCGGCTCTCTATGTCCCGGGCGGATATGGGAAATTACTTGGGCCTCGCGGTAGAAACCGTCAGCCGCATTCTTAGCCGTTTCCAGCAACAAGCCGTGGTAGCCGTGTCAGGGCGTGAAATTAATATCCTCGACATGCAGCGGTTAATTATCTTGGCCGAAGAGGACGAGCAGACCGCTACCCCACGTTAA
- a CDS encoding cation acetate symporter → MSQFAINLLFVGASFALYIGIAIWARAGSTKDFYVAGGGVHPITNGMATAADWMSAASFISMAGLLASGGYANSSFLMGWTGGYVILAMLLAPYLRKFGKFTVPDFIGDRFYSNTARFVAIVCLIVASVTYVIGQMTGAGVAFSRFLEVSNTWGIWIAALIVFLYAVFGGMKGITYTQVAQYVVLIIAYTIPAIFIAMQLTGNPIPMFGMFSTHTESGVPLLEKLDEVVVALGFQDYTADVDNKLNMVLFTLSLMVGTAGLPHVIIRFFTVPKVADARWSAGWALVFIALLYLTAPAVGSMARLNLTTTIYPDLAGQVENVEEALQSSIQHGEITTTDAQGYALAEEWTNHPDVPEWMVTWAETGLIQFRDLNNDGRIQMYNDNADFSELGWSGSELEVNNDIMVLANPEIANLPGWVIGLIAAGGIAAALSTAAGLLLAISSAISHDLIKTMINPKISEKGEMLAARISMGGAILLATYLGLNPPGFAAQTVALAFGIAGASLFPALMMGIFSKRMNSKGAIAGMLAGLITTLLYIFTYLGWLFIPGTNMLANTPDNWILGISPLSFGAVGAMINFAVAFAVSSATEEPPQEIQDLVESVRYPKGAGVAIDH, encoded by the coding sequence ATGAGCCAGTTTGCAATTAACTTACTATTTGTTGGCGCCTCCTTTGCGCTCTATATCGGGATTGCGATATGGGCGCGAGCCGGCTCCACGAAAGATTTCTACGTCGCCGGCGGCGGCGTTCACCCGATCACCAACGGTATGGCCACGGCTGCCGACTGGATGTCAGCGGCGTCGTTTATCTCCATGGCTGGTCTGCTAGCCTCCGGCGGTTATGCCAACTCTAGCTTCTTGATGGGCTGGACCGGCGGCTACGTTATCCTTGCGATGCTACTTGCTCCGTACCTACGCAAGTTCGGCAAGTTTACCGTGCCCGACTTCATTGGCGATCGTTTCTACAGCAACACCGCCCGATTTGTGGCGATTGTCTGCTTGATCGTAGCTTCAGTGACGTACGTTATCGGTCAAATGACCGGCGCTGGCGTTGCGTTCTCACGCTTCCTGGAAGTCAGCAATACTTGGGGCATCTGGATTGCGGCACTGATCGTCTTCCTATATGCCGTATTTGGTGGCATGAAAGGCATCACTTACACCCAGGTAGCGCAGTACGTTGTTCTGATTATTGCCTACACTATTCCGGCAATTTTCATCGCCATGCAACTTACCGGCAACCCAATTCCAATGTTCGGTATGTTTAGTACACATACTGAATCCGGCGTGCCGCTATTGGAAAAACTAGATGAAGTCGTAGTTGCTCTTGGCTTTCAAGATTACACCGCCGATGTCGACAACAAGCTGAACATGGTGCTGTTTACCCTGTCGCTGATGGTTGGTACTGCCGGTCTACCCCACGTAATCATTCGTTTCTTCACGGTGCCTAAAGTAGCTGATGCACGCTGGTCTGCTGGCTGGGCGCTAGTGTTTATTGCACTGCTGTATCTCACCGCACCTGCGGTTGGCTCCATGGCACGCTTGAACCTAACGACAACTATCTACCCAGATCTTGCTGGTCAGGTAGAAAATGTCGAAGAAGCGCTACAGTCATCCATTCAGCACGGTGAAATCACGACAACAGATGCTCAGGGCTACGCACTGGCCGAAGAGTGGACCAATCACCCCGATGTGCCTGAGTGGATGGTAACGTGGGCTGAAACGGGTCTGATTCAGTTCCGCGACCTCAATAATGACGGCCGCATTCAGATGTACAATGACAATGCAGACTTCTCAGAACTCGGTTGGTCTGGCAGCGAGCTAGAGGTCAACAACGACATCATGGTACTTGCTAACCCCGAGATCGCTAACCTGCCGGGCTGGGTAATTGGCTTGATTGCAGCAGGCGGTATTGCAGCGGCGCTTTCAACCGCGGCAGGCCTATTGCTGGCTATCTCGTCCGCTATTAGCCATGACTTGATCAAAACCATGATCAATCCGAAGATCTCTGAAAAAGGTGAAATGCTTGCAGCGCGTATTTCCATGGGTGGCGCGATTCTGCTGGCAACCTACTTGGGCCTAAACCCACCAGGGTTTGCAGCACAAACCGTAGCACTGGCCTTTGGTATTGCGGGGGCCTCACTGTTCCCAGCGCTGATGATGGGTATCTTCTCTAAGCGTATGAACAGCAAAGGGGCTATTGCAGGTATGCTAGCGGGCCTTATCACTACCTTGCTGTATATCTTCACTTACTTGGGCTGGCTGTTTATTCCAGGCACCAATATGCTGGCCAACACGCCGGATAACTGGATCCTGGGTATCTCCCCGCTCTCCTTTGGTGCAGTAGGTGCGATGATCAACTTTGCGGTTGCATTTGCAGTCTCTAGCGCAACGGAAGAGCCTCCCCAGGAGATTCAAGACCTGGTGGAAAGCGTCCGCTATCCGAAAGGTGCTGGTGTAGCGATTGATCACTAA
- a CDS encoding copper resistance protein — MNPTGLDLPPVMAAFVFGLMGGAHCIGMCGGIMSALTFAVPPSMRHPARMGGLLLSYNAGRILSYMVAGALVAALGTLISLSPTARIMLQAFAALMLILMALYIANWWKGLLKVEAIGRHLWRYIEPLGRRLMPVVHLPQAFTLGALWGWLPCGLVYSMLAWSLAIADPLQGALLMGAFGLGTLPALLATGLAAQQLSQLIRHPATRSIAALTIIGFAVWQLWALMGHGAH, encoded by the coding sequence ATGAACCCAACAGGCTTAGATTTACCACCGGTCATGGCGGCTTTTGTATTTGGTTTAATGGGGGGTGCTCACTGTATCGGCATGTGTGGCGGCATTATGAGCGCACTGACCTTTGCTGTACCGCCAAGCATGCGCCACCCCGCCCGTATGGGTGGCCTTTTACTAAGCTATAACGCTGGCCGCATTCTGAGCTACATGGTCGCAGGCGCCCTAGTGGCGGCGCTGGGTACGCTTATTTCGCTTTCTCCCACCGCCCGCATTATGCTGCAAGCCTTTGCCGCGCTCATGCTGATTTTAATGGCGCTGTATATTGCCAACTGGTGGAAGGGTCTGCTTAAGGTCGAAGCCATTGGGCGACACCTATGGCGCTATATAGAGCCGCTAGGGCGGCGTTTGATGCCCGTTGTGCACCTTCCCCAGGCATTCACCCTTGGCGCGCTATGGGGCTGGCTACCCTGCGGCCTTGTCTACTCCATGCTGGCCTGGAGCCTCGCTATCGCCGACCCACTCCAAGGTGCACTGCTGATGGGCGCCTTTGGTTTAGGCACCCTACCAGCGCTGCTGGCCACCGGCTTGGCTGCCCAGCAGCTTAGCCAGCTAATACGCCATCCGGCCACTCGTAGCATCGCTGCACTGACTATTATTGGTTTTGCGGTATGGCAGCTATGGGCGCTGATGGGTCATGGCGCCCATTAA
- a CDS encoding oxygen-independent coproporphyrinogen III oxidase, with amino-acid sequence MPAHATAAVSHPTLAAPPATAWDEALLRRYDKSGPRYTSYPTALAFNEQFTADDFTQALERSNQSQRPLSLYVHVPFCRKICFYCACNKIATKNTQLAEPYLSRLDREMVLTARHLDTQRPVQQLHWGGGTPTFLSLAQMSDLIDRLDARFGLSMSPDRDYAIEIDPREADVFTLRHLQSLGFNRLSLGVQDLNPQVQKAINRVQPRVLTETLMDEAHRLSFRSLNLDLIYGLPFQTEQSFADTLQQVIELNPARLSVFNYAHMPTRFAPQRRINEEDLPSADEKLAILHTTIEMLTSAGYVHIGMDHFARPDDSLAVAQRNGSLQRNFQGYSSHAQCDLIGLGVSAISRVDDVYAQNPTSLEHFEAALDQGRLATAKGLRLNQDDLIRRDVIERLMCDMRIDLAAVGQRWGIDAADYFSPVLEQLHAAEQDGLLIRDGLSLSATPTGRLLIRHLAMAFDAYLSGQSSQRYSKIM; translated from the coding sequence ATGCCTGCACATGCCACTGCTGCCGTTTCACACCCTACACTTGCAGCGCCTCCGGCCACAGCCTGGGATGAAGCGCTGCTTCGCCGCTATGACAAAAGCGGCCCCCGTTACACTTCTTACCCAACCGCGCTCGCTTTCAATGAGCAGTTCACCGCAGATGATTTTACCCAGGCGCTTGAGCGTAGCAATCAGAGCCAAAGACCGCTATCGCTCTATGTGCACGTGCCTTTTTGCCGCAAAATTTGCTTTTACTGTGCCTGCAATAAGATTGCTACCAAAAACACCCAGCTGGCAGAGCCATATCTCTCTAGACTCGACCGTGAAATGGTTCTAACCGCCCGCCACCTAGATACTCAGCGGCCAGTACAACAGTTGCACTGGGGTGGTGGTACACCGACGTTTCTCTCGCTTGCACAAATGAGCGACCTGATTGACCGTTTAGACGCTCGCTTTGGTTTATCCATGTCGCCTGATCGTGATTACGCTATTGAAATTGACCCACGGGAAGCCGATGTATTTACCCTACGCCACTTACAGTCACTTGGGTTTAACCGGCTGAGCCTTGGCGTACAGGATTTAAACCCACAGGTACAAAAAGCGATTAATCGTGTGCAGCCGCGAGTGCTCACCGAAACATTAATGGATGAAGCTCATCGTCTAAGTTTTCGCTCACTTAATCTCGATTTGATCTATGGCCTGCCCTTTCAAACCGAGCAGAGCTTTGCCGACACACTGCAGCAGGTTATTGAGCTAAACCCAGCACGGCTATCAGTGTTTAACTATGCCCATATGCCCACTCGTTTTGCGCCTCAGCGACGTATTAATGAGGAAGACTTACCAAGTGCCGATGAGAAACTCGCTATTTTGCATACGACTATTGAGATGCTTACCAGCGCAGGCTATGTACACATTGGTATGGATCATTTTGCCCGACCGGATGATAGCTTGGCGGTTGCCCAGCGCAACGGCTCACTTCAGCGTAATTTCCAAGGTTACTCCAGCCATGCTCAGTGTGATCTGATAGGGCTAGGCGTCTCAGCCATTTCTCGCGTGGATGACGTTTATGCGCAAAACCCAACCTCTCTTGAACACTTTGAAGCAGCACTAGATCAAGGTAGGCTAGCAACAGCAAAAGGTTTAAGATTAAATCAGGACGACCTAATACGGCGAGACGTTATTGAACGCTTAATGTGTGATATGCGAATTGATCTAGCAGCAGTAGGCCAGCGCTGGGGAATTGATGCTGCTGACTACTTTTCTCCCGTTCTTGAGCAGCTTCACGCGGCAGAACAGGACGGCTTGCTGATACGTGACGGCCTCTCTTTGAGCGCCACACCCACAGGCCGACTGCTTATTCGTCATCTTGCCATGGCCTTCGATGCTTATTTATCCGGCCAGTCGTCTCAGCGTTATTCAAAAATTATGTGA
- a CDS encoding cytochrome oxidase maturation protein, cbb3-type: protein MTILYLLIPLSLILLGLAVWAFFWAVKHDQFDDLEGPAYRVLFDDDENDLTKEQRDERKLASRKQAKPNDSEPPS, encoded by the coding sequence ATGACAATTCTTTATTTGCTAATCCCTCTATCACTTATCTTGCTCGGCCTCGCCGTCTGGGCGTTTTTTTGGGCGGTTAAGCACGACCAGTTTGATGATCTTGAAGGGCCCGCCTACCGCGTTCTGTTCGATGACGATGAGAATGACTTAACCAAGGAGCAGCGCGACGAGCGTAAATTAGCGTCTCGCAAACAGGCTAAGCCAAACGACTCAGAACCGCCGTCATGA
- a CDS encoding cyclic nucleotide-binding protein, whose translation MVEVELSQLPFTLLDEEGRDYVRRGVDLAYFDRDEIILETGQAGESMFLIHKGEVAEIDPTLPASSARIGHYTAGDLFGAISILNGKSRYRFQAEQESLCYIMPKALFLQLCRHYPDFENFFKQTLSHKTRLLSEKRAEGGVTMAGFMLAKVSECMREPLLMEATADIASAVAQLNDSHADSLLVKTQGKHGMVTKTDLLNGLVLGNCTNATPVEEVAHFSLVTVTPDQYLFEALVLMTRHKVARVVVVEQEALKGVVELTDVLSYFSSRSYVVSLQIEQANDLEALATASQRTPELVKALMAQGVKLRFAMDLLAALNGRIMSKAWSFTVDEAHHNDSCMMVMGSEGRGEQILKTDQDNGLILADDSQWPDVAEQMQTLTKTLIQLGYPPCPGNIMVSNPEWVGTVSQWKKNIVKWASARDGDSLMKLAILLDAHAVGGNPTLLESVREELFERCSRDELLLSYFARTALRFSTPLTLFGSLKKPQHGIDIKKGGIFPIVHGVRTMALERRIKATSTLDRLDALATDGRLDRRFADDLGEALALFTELRLKQQLQELDGASGTRTNRVVVQELSSLERDLLREAMHIVKDFKQRLSHRYHLEYS comes from the coding sequence ATGGTAGAGGTTGAGCTGTCCCAGCTGCCGTTTACACTGCTGGATGAAGAGGGGCGTGATTATGTTCGCCGTGGAGTAGACCTAGCCTACTTTGACCGAGATGAGATTATTTTAGAAACAGGGCAGGCGGGTGAGTCCATGTTTCTCATCCATAAGGGCGAAGTTGCCGAGATTGATCCTACGCTGCCAGCGTCTAGCGCGCGCATCGGCCACTACACGGCGGGCGATCTGTTCGGTGCTATCAGTATCCTAAATGGTAAAAGTCGTTACCGTTTTCAGGCCGAGCAAGAAAGCCTGTGCTACATCATGCCCAAAGCGCTGTTTTTGCAGCTATGTCGCCATTATCCTGACTTCGAAAACTTCTTTAAGCAGACGCTCTCCCACAAGACGCGCTTGCTGAGTGAAAAGCGCGCGGAAGGTGGCGTCACCATGGCCGGCTTTATGCTCGCTAAAGTAAGTGAGTGTATGCGTGAACCGTTGCTAATGGAGGCGACGGCCGATATTGCTAGTGCCGTTGCTCAGCTGAACGACAGCCATGCTGACAGCCTACTGGTCAAGACCCAGGGCAAGCATGGGATGGTTACCAAAACGGATTTGCTGAATGGCTTGGTGCTTGGCAATTGCACGAATGCTACGCCCGTTGAGGAAGTAGCCCATTTTTCCCTGGTGACTGTGACGCCAGATCAATACCTCTTTGAAGCCCTGGTGTTGATGACACGCCACAAGGTGGCGCGGGTTGTGGTGGTGGAGCAAGAGGCACTCAAAGGGGTTGTCGAGCTAACCGATGTGCTGAGCTACTTCTCCAGTCGTAGCTATGTGGTTAGCCTTCAAATTGAGCAGGCGAATGACTTAGAGGCGTTGGCAACGGCAAGTCAGCGCACCCCTGAGCTGGTAAAAGCCTTAATGGCCCAAGGGGTCAAGTTACGTTTTGCGATGGACCTCTTAGCCGCGCTCAATGGGCGCATTATGAGTAAAGCCTGGTCATTTACCGTTGATGAAGCTCACCATAACGATAGCTGCATGATGGTGATGGGAAGCGAGGGGCGTGGCGAGCAAATTCTCAAAACAGACCAGGATAATGGTCTGATTTTAGCGGATGACAGTCAGTGGCCTGACGTGGCCGAGCAAATGCAAACGCTGACGAAAACGCTTATTCAATTAGGTTACCCGCCGTGCCCCGGCAACATTATGGTGTCTAACCCCGAGTGGGTCGGGACAGTGTCTCAATGGAAAAAAAATATTGTGAAGTGGGCCAGTGCCCGGGATGGCGATAGCTTGATGAAGCTGGCGATTCTGCTTGATGCCCACGCAGTGGGTGGGAATCCCACGTTACTAGAGAGCGTGCGGGAAGAACTCTTTGAGCGCTGCTCCCGAGACGAGCTGCTGCTCTCTTACTTTGCCAGAACGGCCCTGCGTTTTTCGACACCGCTGACGCTCTTTGGCTCGCTGAAAAAGCCCCAGCACGGTATTGATATAAAAAAAGGCGGCATTTTTCCGATTGTGCATGGCGTGCGCACTATGGCGCTTGAGCGACGGATTAAGGCAACGTCGACGCTGGATCGTTTAGATGCCCTAGCGACGGATGGCCGGTTGGATCGTCGCTTCGCCGATGATTTGGGGGAGGCATTAGCGCTGTTTACAGAGCTGCGGCTAAAACAGCAGCTTCAAGAGTTGGATGGTGCGTCCGGTACGCGCACTAACCGTGTGGTCGTGCAGGAACTCTCCTCCCTTGAGCGCGATTTGCTTCGCGAAGCGATGCATATTGTTAAAGATTTCAAACAGCGCCTTTCCCACCGATATCATCTGGAGTATTCGTGA
- a CDS encoding DNA polymerase III subunit epsilon, protein MRWLDRHVSLFSGSLRTLLQRESDRRRCVGSPYAWLFQPYMGEEQVALACYASAGEHPVISVAAVVLSQRHVQTSRAWVATIANTRSANAATLRRHQHVYGTTVALSPNAENLGALAEFIGNRPLIGWQIDRSLDQLNMQFKEALGFGLPNAQVDVAKLHHRQLRRLHPQVDIGNDLGEALERWQLPAMNSHGVLSEAAASALLYIRLQRETAQVA, encoded by the coding sequence ATGCGATGGTTAGATCGACACGTGTCGCTATTCAGCGGCTCCCTGCGCACCCTCCTGCAGCGAGAAAGCGACCGCCGCCGGTGTGTTGGCTCTCCCTATGCATGGCTATTCCAGCCCTATATGGGGGAAGAGCAGGTGGCCCTTGCGTGTTATGCGTCTGCAGGTGAGCACCCGGTGATTAGTGTGGCAGCAGTGGTGCTGAGCCAGCGCCATGTTCAAACCAGCAGAGCCTGGGTTGCCACGATAGCGAACACCCGTAGCGCAAATGCCGCTACGCTTAGGCGCCATCAACACGTTTATGGTACGACCGTCGCTTTATCGCCCAATGCAGAGAATCTCGGGGCACTGGCTGAGTTTATTGGCAACCGGCCCTTAATAGGCTGGCAAATAGACCGCTCTCTTGATCAGCTAAATATGCAGTTCAAGGAGGCGCTTGGCTTCGGTTTGCCCAATGCGCAGGTGGATGTCGCCAAGCTTCATCATCGCCAGCTGCGACGTTTACACCCCCAGGTAGATATCGGCAACGACTTGGGCGAGGCGCTAGAGCGATGGCAACTGCCCGCAATGAACAGCCACGGGGTGCTAAGTGAAGCTGCTGCGAGTGCGCTGCTGTATATCCGTTTGCAGCGTGAGACTGCCCAGGTGGCTTAA
- a CDS encoding ATPase P encodes MSTTLTSSSCYHCGNPVPAGAPWQIALDETTHPLCCPGCEAVAHAIVGGGLESYYRYRTELPERPDERQATKAETWSVFDDPGLQAQFVHADGDEGFVRATLAVEGITCAACAWLIEHRLNALEGVGSSAVNLTHHRLRVSWDPNVVKLSQLFAELAAIGYDAQPYEPDQAQARLQHEERMNVRRLIVAAVGMMQVMMFSIPIYVAGPGEISADFYALFHWLSFALATPVVLFSAQPFFRNALRDLKTGVLGMDVPVSLAIGGAYLASSYAVLFGVGEVYYDSVAMFTFFLLFGRYVEGRARRRSGHSGNALSGVLPVSATRLEADGSERILPASELTTGDRILIKPGHGVPADGIIEEGESSLDESMLTGEYLPVTRRVGDSVTGGSQNMENPLVVTVTHAGGEARVASIVDLTDRAFASRPRLAQMAARMAHLFILRLLVVTACVTLAWWYIDPSRVLWIMLSVLVVTCPCALALATPTALTAGHGQLRKRGVLITRADAMESLSNVTRVIFDKTGTLTRGEMHLTQTTPLTGLSAELPELSAERARAIAAALEAHSEHPIARAFRPFRDATLQAHHVQSHTGSGLEGTLNGSTWRLGKPDFACKTAIAPPGPGQWLLLSENSEPRAWFKLHDGIRDDAAQTVAALQARGLTVELLSGDTQEAVESLAQQLNITTWHAGRSPEGKLERLRELQAQGECVVMIGDGINDVPVLAGADVAIAMNGATDLARTRADAVLLSPRLMRIYDAIEISGATRKIMRQNMLWSVCYNFSALPLAAMGLIPPWLAAIGMSLSSLVVVGNALRLSRWRTQSAPLIATTHPVNA; translated from the coding sequence ATGAGCACTACCTTGACGTCCTCTAGCTGCTACCACTGCGGCAATCCGGTGCCCGCAGGGGCACCGTGGCAAATTGCCCTTGATGAAACTACCCATCCGCTTTGTTGCCCCGGCTGCGAAGCAGTAGCACATGCTATTGTGGGTGGGGGGCTGGAAAGCTATTACCGCTACCGCACCGAGCTACCTGAGCGCCCTGATGAGCGCCAAGCCACCAAAGCAGAAACTTGGTCGGTATTTGACGACCCCGGCCTGCAGGCACAGTTTGTGCACGCAGATGGTGACGAAGGGTTTGTTAGGGCGACATTAGCGGTTGAGGGTATTACTTGTGCTGCTTGTGCTTGGCTAATTGAACACCGCCTGAATGCCCTTGAGGGCGTAGGATCCAGTGCGGTAAATTTGACCCATCATCGCCTGCGAGTGAGCTGGGATCCAAACGTTGTCAAGCTATCGCAGCTATTCGCCGAGCTGGCGGCAATTGGTTACGACGCCCAGCCCTACGAACCTGATCAAGCCCAAGCGCGTCTTCAACATGAAGAGCGGATGAACGTACGCCGTCTGATTGTCGCCGCAGTGGGCATGATGCAGGTCATGATGTTCTCTATCCCGATCTACGTCGCAGGGCCTGGCGAAATCAGCGCGGATTTTTATGCACTTTTCCACTGGCTATCGTTTGCCCTAGCAACGCCCGTGGTGCTTTTCTCAGCCCAACCCTTTTTCCGTAATGCGCTGCGCGATCTTAAAACCGGCGTGCTGGGCATGGATGTGCCGGTCTCGCTGGCCATCGGTGGCGCCTACTTAGCCAGCAGTTATGCGGTGCTGTTTGGAGTGGGTGAGGTGTATTACGACTCAGTGGCCATGTTTACGTTCTTCCTGCTGTTTGGCCGCTATGTAGAAGGCCGCGCCAGACGACGCAGCGGCCACAGTGGCAACGCATTAAGCGGTGTTTTGCCGGTTTCCGCCACGCGTCTTGAAGCCGATGGCAGCGAGCGGATTCTGCCTGCTAGCGAACTAACAACAGGCGACCGAATACTCATCAAACCCGGCCACGGCGTGCCCGCCGACGGTATTATCGAAGAGGGTGAATCCAGTCTCGATGAGTCCATGCTGACCGGGGAGTACTTGCCGGTCACGCGGCGCGTGGGCGATAGCGTCACCGGCGGCAGTCAGAATATGGAAAACCCGCTGGTCGTCACCGTTACCCATGCGGGTGGTGAAGCACGCGTGGCGAGCATTGTAGATTTAACCGACCGCGCCTTTGCCAGCCGCCCAAGGCTTGCGCAAATGGCCGCACGTATGGCGCATCTCTTTATTTTGCGCCTGCTGGTAGTGACGGCCTGCGTTACCCTTGCCTGGTGGTACATCGATCCATCAAGAGTACTATGGATCATGCTTTCAGTGCTGGTCGTCACGTGCCCCTGTGCGCTGGCCCTGGCGACCCCTACTGCCTTAACGGCTGGCCATGGTCAGCTGCGCAAACGCGGAGTACTAATCACCCGCGCCGATGCCATGGAGTCGCTCTCGAACGTTACTCGGGTTATTTTCGACAAAACAGGCACGCTGACCCGGGGCGAAATGCACCTCACGCAAACAACTCCGCTTACTGGCCTTTCCGCTGAGCTGCCCGAACTCAGCGCTGAGCGAGCCAGGGCGATTGCCGCAGCGTTGGAAGCCCACTCAGAGCACCCTATCGCTCGGGCATTCCGCCCTTTCCGCGATGCTACGCTGCAGGCTCATCACGTACAAAGCCATACCGGCTCTGGGTTAGAAGGCACGCTAAACGGTTCTACTTGGCGCCTAGGGAAACCGGACTTTGCCTGTAAAACGGCTATTGCACCGCCCGGCCCCGGGCAGTGGCTGCTGCTGAGCGAAAATAGCGAGCCGCGCGCATGGTTTAAACTGCATGACGGCATTCGTGATGATGCAGCCCAAACGGTGGCCGCCCTCCAGGCCCGAGGGTTAACGGTTGAACTTCTTTCTGGGGATACCCAAGAGGCGGTTGAGAGCCTCGCCCAGCAGCTCAATATCACCACCTGGCATGCGGGCAGGTCACCCGAAGGAAAACTTGAGCGACTACGCGAGCTACAAGCCCAAGGCGAGTGTGTCGTAATGATTGGCGACGGCATCAACGACGTGCCCGTCTTAGCGGGTGCTGACGTGGCGATTGCCATGAACGGCGCCACGGATTTAGCCCGCACGCGCGCCGATGCGGTACTTCTCAGTCCCCGTTTGATGCGGATATATGACGCTATCGAGATTTCCGGAGCCACGCGCAAGATCATGCGACAAAATATGCTGTGGTCAGTCTGCTACAACTTCTCAGCACTGCCACTGGCCGCCATGGGCCTTATACCACCATGGCTTGCCGCTATTGGCATGTCGCTTAGCTCTCTGGTAGTGGTGGGTAATGCGCTGCGCCTGTCACGCTGGCGCACCCAATCGGCTCCACTGATAGCGACTACCCATCCGGTGAACGCATGA
- a CDS encoding tRNA 2-thiocytidine(32) synthetase TtcA → MQSLDYFDPATIDAAQAASQQSLPDTQDAKQKREFNKLQKRLRREVGNAIIDYQMIGEGDRVMVCLSGGKDSYTMLEILRNLQRNAPVNFSLVAVNMDQKQPGFPEHILPQYLDKQGVEYHILERDTYSVVKEKTPEGKTTCALCSRLRRGSLYGFAEEIGATKIALGHHREDILETLFLNMFFGGTLKAMPPKLLSDDGKNIVIRPLAYCKEADIAEFSRLMEFPIIPCNLCGSQPNLQRQVVKDMLAEWDKKHPGRLESMFKAVTNVAPSQLADRQLFDFANLESKQAALMAGRIQAFNVG, encoded by the coding sequence ATGCAATCTCTTGATTATTTTGACCCGGCGACCATCGATGCCGCCCAAGCGGCCAGCCAGCAATCCCTACCCGACACCCAAGACGCAAAACAGAAGCGTGAATTCAACAAGTTGCAAAAACGCCTGCGTCGCGAGGTGGGTAACGCAATCATCGATTATCAGATGATTGGCGAAGGCGACCGGGTGATGGTGTGCCTATCGGGTGGCAAAGATAGCTACACCATGCTTGAGATTTTGCGCAACTTGCAGCGCAACGCCCCGGTTAACTTCTCACTGGTGGCGGTGAATATGGATCAGAAGCAACCGGGTTTTCCAGAGCACATCCTGCCGCAGTATTTGGATAAGCAGGGGGTGGAGTACCATATTCTAGAGCGGGACACCTACTCGGTGGTGAAAGAGAAAACACCAGAAGGAAAGACCACGTGTGCACTCTGTTCGCGACTGCGTAGAGGGTCGCTGTATGGATTTGCTGAAGAGATTGGCGCTACCAAAATTGCTTTGGGTCATCACCGGGAAGATATTTTAGAAACGCTGTTTTTAAATATGTTTTTTGGCGGGACTTTAAAAGCTATGCCGCCTAAGCTGCTATCTGATGATGGTAAAAATATCGTCATTCGTCCGCTTGCTTACTGCAAAGAGGCGGATATTGCCGAGTTCTCCCGGCTAATGGAGTTCCCCATCATTCCCTGTAATCTGTGTGGTTCGCAGCCCAACCTCCAGCGTCAGGTCGTTAAAGATATGCTGGCAGAGTGGGATAAGAAGCATCCTGGGCGGCTGGAAAGCATGTTTAAAGCGGTGACGAATGTGGCCCCCTCCCAGCTTGCCGACCGCCAGCTATTTGATTTTGCAAACCTTGAAAGCAAACAAGCAGCACTGATGGCCGGGCGCATTCAAGCATTTAACGTGGGGTAG